In Phyllopteryx taeniolatus isolate TA_2022b chromosome 13, UOR_Ptae_1.2, whole genome shotgun sequence, the following are encoded in one genomic region:
- the adam17a gene encoding disintegrin and metalloproteinase domain-containing protein 17a isoform X3, translating into MWSVCVFAFVAHFCLSGAVNSRITAGKIRYANAEIDALNSILADFELLPVSDLQLHSVRKRDVHTPSHLERLVSFRALHRHFKLYLTTNTELFTDNFQAVFVDKLGREENYDVQLQNYFTGHVVGEENSRVQAHIDGDEFSAHILTDEAEYNVEPLWRFTESGGDDKLLVYRSEDIRNLSRLVSPKVCGYVHSKDLLPESTRAGWNEPEVMDKINAFHHREKRQAHDHKKNTCPLLLVADHRFFKHMGRGQESVTLNYLIELIDRVDDIYRNTTWGDDLKGYGVQIHQMIIHKDPTKPPPGRAGTGWVHYNMENSPVRGKMVWDVKKLLEQFSSDIADNASTVCLAHLFTYQDFDEGTLGLAYVAPSKPQALGGLCPKPYYPSLSAKKPSYLNTGLTSTKNYGKTILTKEADLVTTHELGHNFGAEHDPDNIPYCAPSDDHGGKFVMYPIAVSGDHVNNKRFSNCSKISIGKTLRYKAPVCFKERNSKVCGNSRVEEGEECDPGLLHLYDDPCCSSICKFKFGSQCSDRNSPCCTNCRFKLAGTRCQEPISATCKGIASCTGNSSRCPPPENAVDDTVCVDNGRCRNGECNPFCEALQNLQSCACTATEDSCKVCCRRQDGTCSPFVLNSGIFLFLRKGKPCTVGFCDENGKCMKQVQDVIERLWDFIDKLDINTFGKFLADNIVGSVVVFSLIFWIPLSILVHCVDKRLDQQYEENTMSLYRPLNQEILSSLESASVRIVKPPQPPSSSFAGPTVHLSQPRQASAAVSAVSKPTPGPSYVATPDSVGSGGGLRMATIQEDNSSDSHPVEEAGRGDDFPTAGVCSSATRSSYEDLSDQSPSAWERRRLKRQKCFDTKETEC; encoded by the exons ATGTGGAGCGTGTGCGTATTTGCGTTTGTGGCTCACTTCTGCTTGAGCGGAGCTGTTAATTCGAGAATTACAGCGGGAAAAATCCGTTATGCTAACGCCGAAATTG ATGCACTTAATTCCATTCTGGCTGATTTTGAGCTTCTGCCAGTGTCAGACCTCCAGTTGCACTCTGTGAGGAAGAGGGACGTGCACACCCCGTCCCACCTTGAGCGACTGGTCAGCTTCAGAGCTTTACACAG ACATTTCAAGCTGTACTTGACCACCAACACAGAGCTTTTCACTGACAATTTCCAAGCTGTGTTTGTCGATAAACTCGGAAGGGAGGAGAACTATGACGTTCAGCTTCAGAACTACTTCACGGGGCATGTGGTCG gTGAAGAGAACTCTCGTGTGCAGGCACACATTGATGGCGATGAGTTTTCAGCTCACATTCTAACTGATGAAGCAGAGTACAATGTCGAG CCCTTATGGCGTTTTACAGAGAGTGGTGGCGATGACAAGTTGCTGGTGTATCGCTCAGAAGACATCAGGAATCTGAGCCGCCTCGTGTCTCCAAAAGTGTGTGGTTACGTCCATTCCAAGGACCTGCTGCCCGAGTCCACCAGGGCGGGTTGGAACGAGCCAGAAGTGATGGACAAGATAAATG CTTTTCATCACAGAGAAAAGCGCCAAGCCCACGACCACAAAAAGAACACCTGCCCACTGTTGCTAGTTGCAGACCACCGCTTCTTTAAACACATGGGCCGCGGACAAGAGAGTGTCACACTCAATTACCTG ATTGAATTGATAGATCGAGTCGATGACATTTATCGAAATACAACCTGGGGTGATGACTTAAAAGGCTACGGGGTCCAAATACATCAG aTGATCATCCACAAGGATCCCACTAAACCTCCTCCTGGTCGTGCTGGCACCGGCTGGGTCCACTACAACATGGAAAACAGTCCTGTGCGAGGGAAAATGGTTTGGGATGTCAAGAAGCTTCTGGAG CAATTCAGCTCAGACATAGCTGACAACGCATCCACTGTATGTCTGGCCCACCTGTTCACCTACCAGGATTTTGACGAGGGCACCCTGGGCCTCGCCTATGTTGCCCCCTCCAAACCTCAGGCCCTGGGTGGCCTCTGCCCCAAAC CATATTATCCATCTTTGTCTGCCAAGAAGCCCAGTTACCTCAACACCGGCTTGACCAGCACCAAGAATTATGGAAAAACAATCCTGACAAAG GAGGCAGATTTGGTGACCACTCATGAGCTGGGCCATAACTTTGGAGCCGAGCACGATCCGGACAACATTCCATACTGTGCTCCTAGTGACGACCACGGGGGAAAGTTTGTCATGTATCCAATTGCTGTGAGCGGAGATCATGTCAACAACAAG CGTTTCTCCAACTGCAGCAAGATCTCCATAGGAAAGACGCTGCGTTACAAGGCTCCTGTGTGCTTTAAGGAGAGGAACAGCAAAGTTTGTGGGAACTCGCGAGTGGAAGAAGGGGAGGAGTGTGACCCCGGCTTGCTCCACCTTTATGACGACCCTTGTTGCTCGTCGATCTGCAAGTTCAAATTTGGTTCCCAGTGCAG TGACCGTAACAGCCCGTGCTGCACAAACTGCAGGTTTAAGCTGGCAGGCACAAGATGCCAAGAGCCCATCAGTGCGACCTGTAAGGGCATAGCCTCCTGCACAG GCAATAGCAGTCGTTGTCCTCCCCCTGAAAACGCCGTCGACGACACAGTTTGCGTGGACAACGGACGGTGCCGCAATGGAGAGTGCAACCCGTTCTGTGAGGCCTTGCAGAACCTTCAGTCCTGTGCCTGCACTG CAACTGAGGATTCCTGCAAAGTGTGCTGCCGGAGGCAAGATGGCACCTGCTCGCCCTTCGTCCTGAACAGTGGCATCTTCCTTTTCCTACGTAAAGGGAAACCTTGCACTGTGGGTTTCTGCGATGAGAAC GGGAAGTGCATGAAGCAGGTGCAGGATGTAATTGAGCGTCTCTGGGACTTCATTGACAAACTGGACATAAACACGTTTG GAAAATTCCTGGCAGATAACATTGTGGGTTCTGTTGTGGTGTTCTCACTCATCTTCTGGATCCCTCTTAGTATTCTGGTTCACTGCGTG GACAAGAGACTCGACCAGCAGTATGAGGAGAACACAATGTCGCTGTACCGCCCTCTGAAT CAAGAAATCCTGAGCAGTCTGGAGTCAGCATCCGTGCGCATCGTCAagcctcctcagcctccctcttcctccttcgccgGCCCGACCGTGCACTTATCGCAGCCCCGCCAGGCGTCGGCGGCGGTCAGCGCCGTCTCAAAGCCGACCCCCGGGCCGAGCTATGTGGCCACGCCGGACAGCGTCGGCAGCGGCGGGGGGCTGCGGATGGCCACCATCCAGGAGGACAACAGCAGCGACTCTCACCCGGTAGAGGAGGCGGGCCGGGGCGACGACTTCCCAACCGCAGGAGTCTGCTCGTCGGCTACGAGATCCTCCTACGAGGATCTGAGCGATCAGAGCCCGTCGGCCTGGGAGAGGCGGCGTCTCAAGAGGCAGAAGTGCTTTGACACCAAAGAGACAGAGTGCTGA
- the adam17a gene encoding disintegrin and metalloproteinase domain-containing protein 17a isoform X2: protein MWSVCVFAFVAHFCLSGAVNSRITAGKIRYANAEIDALNSILADFELLPVSDLQLHSVRKRDVHTPSHLERLVSFRALHRHFKLYLTTNTELFTDNFQAVFVDKLGREENYDVQLQNYFTGHVVGEENSRVQAHIDGDEFSAHILTDEAEYNVEPLWRFTESGGDDKLLVYRSEDIRNLSRLVSPKVCGYVHSKDLLPESTRAGWNEPEVMDKINAFHHREKRQAHDHKKNTCPLLLVADHRFFKHMGRGQESVTLNYLIELIDRVDDIYRNTTWGDDLKGYGVQIHQMIIHKDPTKPPPGRAGTGWVHYNMENSPVRGKMVWDVKKLLEQFSSDIADNASTVCLAHLFTYQDFDEGTLGLAYVAPSKPQALGGLCPKPYYPSLSAKKPSYLNTGLTSTKNYGKTILTKEADLVTTHELGHNFGAEHDPDNIPYCAPSDDHGGKFVMYPIAVSGDHVNNKRFSNCSKISIGKTLRYKAPVCFKERNSKVCGNSRVEEGEECDPGLLHLYDDPCCSSICKFKFGSQCSDRNSPCCTNCRFKLAGTRCQEPISATCKGIASCTGNSSRCPPPENAVDDTVCVDNGRCRNGECNPFCEALQNLQSCACTATEDSCKVCCRRQDGTCSPFVLNSGIFLFLRKGKPCTVGFCDENGKCMKQVQDVIERLWDFIDKLDINTFGKFLADNIVGSVVVFSLIFWIPLSILVHCVDKRLDQQYEENTMSLYRPLNQTLEVCSRAPAGARNPEQSGVSIRAHRQASSASLFLLRRPDRALIAAPPGVGGGQRRLKADPRAELCGHAGQRRQRRGAADGHHPGGQQQRLSPGRGGGPGRRLPNRRSLLVGYEILLRGSERSEPVGLGEAASQEAEVL, encoded by the exons ATGTGGAGCGTGTGCGTATTTGCGTTTGTGGCTCACTTCTGCTTGAGCGGAGCTGTTAATTCGAGAATTACAGCGGGAAAAATCCGTTATGCTAACGCCGAAATTG ATGCACTTAATTCCATTCTGGCTGATTTTGAGCTTCTGCCAGTGTCAGACCTCCAGTTGCACTCTGTGAGGAAGAGGGACGTGCACACCCCGTCCCACCTTGAGCGACTGGTCAGCTTCAGAGCTTTACACAG ACATTTCAAGCTGTACTTGACCACCAACACAGAGCTTTTCACTGACAATTTCCAAGCTGTGTTTGTCGATAAACTCGGAAGGGAGGAGAACTATGACGTTCAGCTTCAGAACTACTTCACGGGGCATGTGGTCG gTGAAGAGAACTCTCGTGTGCAGGCACACATTGATGGCGATGAGTTTTCAGCTCACATTCTAACTGATGAAGCAGAGTACAATGTCGAG CCCTTATGGCGTTTTACAGAGAGTGGTGGCGATGACAAGTTGCTGGTGTATCGCTCAGAAGACATCAGGAATCTGAGCCGCCTCGTGTCTCCAAAAGTGTGTGGTTACGTCCATTCCAAGGACCTGCTGCCCGAGTCCACCAGGGCGGGTTGGAACGAGCCAGAAGTGATGGACAAGATAAATG CTTTTCATCACAGAGAAAAGCGCCAAGCCCACGACCACAAAAAGAACACCTGCCCACTGTTGCTAGTTGCAGACCACCGCTTCTTTAAACACATGGGCCGCGGACAAGAGAGTGTCACACTCAATTACCTG ATTGAATTGATAGATCGAGTCGATGACATTTATCGAAATACAACCTGGGGTGATGACTTAAAAGGCTACGGGGTCCAAATACATCAG aTGATCATCCACAAGGATCCCACTAAACCTCCTCCTGGTCGTGCTGGCACCGGCTGGGTCCACTACAACATGGAAAACAGTCCTGTGCGAGGGAAAATGGTTTGGGATGTCAAGAAGCTTCTGGAG CAATTCAGCTCAGACATAGCTGACAACGCATCCACTGTATGTCTGGCCCACCTGTTCACCTACCAGGATTTTGACGAGGGCACCCTGGGCCTCGCCTATGTTGCCCCCTCCAAACCTCAGGCCCTGGGTGGCCTCTGCCCCAAAC CATATTATCCATCTTTGTCTGCCAAGAAGCCCAGTTACCTCAACACCGGCTTGACCAGCACCAAGAATTATGGAAAAACAATCCTGACAAAG GAGGCAGATTTGGTGACCACTCATGAGCTGGGCCATAACTTTGGAGCCGAGCACGATCCGGACAACATTCCATACTGTGCTCCTAGTGACGACCACGGGGGAAAGTTTGTCATGTATCCAATTGCTGTGAGCGGAGATCATGTCAACAACAAG CGTTTCTCCAACTGCAGCAAGATCTCCATAGGAAAGACGCTGCGTTACAAGGCTCCTGTGTGCTTTAAGGAGAGGAACAGCAAAGTTTGTGGGAACTCGCGAGTGGAAGAAGGGGAGGAGTGTGACCCCGGCTTGCTCCACCTTTATGACGACCCTTGTTGCTCGTCGATCTGCAAGTTCAAATTTGGTTCCCAGTGCAG TGACCGTAACAGCCCGTGCTGCACAAACTGCAGGTTTAAGCTGGCAGGCACAAGATGCCAAGAGCCCATCAGTGCGACCTGTAAGGGCATAGCCTCCTGCACAG GCAATAGCAGTCGTTGTCCTCCCCCTGAAAACGCCGTCGACGACACAGTTTGCGTGGACAACGGACGGTGCCGCAATGGAGAGTGCAACCCGTTCTGTGAGGCCTTGCAGAACCTTCAGTCCTGTGCCTGCACTG CAACTGAGGATTCCTGCAAAGTGTGCTGCCGGAGGCAAGATGGCACCTGCTCGCCCTTCGTCCTGAACAGTGGCATCTTCCTTTTCCTACGTAAAGGGAAACCTTGCACTGTGGGTTTCTGCGATGAGAAC GGGAAGTGCATGAAGCAGGTGCAGGATGTAATTGAGCGTCTCTGGGACTTCATTGACAAACTGGACATAAACACGTTTG GAAAATTCCTGGCAGATAACATTGTGGGTTCTGTTGTGGTGTTCTCACTCATCTTCTGGATCCCTCTTAGTATTCTGGTTCACTGCGTG GACAAGAGACTCGACCAGCAGTATGAGGAGAACACAATGTCGCTGTACCGCCCTCTGAAT CAGACGCTGGAGGTTTGTAGTAGAGCTCCAGCCGGAG CAAGAAATCCTGAGCAGTCTGGAGTCAGCATCCGTGCGCATCGTCAagcctcctcagcctccctcttcctccttcgccgGCCCGACCGTGCACTTATCGCAGCCCCGCCAGGCGTCGGCGGCGGTCAGCGCCGTCTCAAAGCCGACCCCCGGGCCGAGCTATGTGGCCACGCCGGACAGCGTCGGCAGCGGCGGGGGGCTGCGGATGGCCACCATCCAGGAGGACAACAGCAGCGACTCTCACCCGGTAGAGGAGGCGGGCCGGGGCGACGACTTCCCAACCGCAGGAGTCTGCTCGTCGGCTACGAGATCCTCCTACGAGGATCTGAGCGATCAGAGCCCGTCGGCCTGGGAGAGGCGGCGTCTCAAGAGGCAGAAGTGCTTTGA
- the adam17a gene encoding disintegrin and metalloproteinase domain-containing protein 17a isoform X4 encodes MWSVCVFAFVAHFCLSGAVNSRITAGKIRYANAEIDALNSILADFELLPVSDLQLHSVRKRDVHTPSHLERLVSFRALHRHFKLYLTTNTELFTDNFQAVFVDKLGREENYDVQLQNYFTGHVVGEENSRVQAHIDGDEFSAHILTDEAEYNVEPLWRFTESGGDDKLLVYRSEDIRNLSRLVSPKVCGYVHSKDLLPESTRAGWNEPEVMDKINAFHHREKRQAHDHKKNTCPLLLVADHRFFKHMGRGQESVTLNYLIELIDRVDDIYRNTTWGDDLKGYGVQIHQMIIHKDPTKPPPGRAGTGWVHYNMENSPVRGKMVWDVKKLLEQFSSDIADNASTVCLAHLFTYQDFDEGTLGLAYVAPSKPQALGGLCPKPYYPSLSAKKPSYLNTGLTSTKNYGKTILTKEADLVTTHELGHNFGAEHDPDNIPYCAPSDDHGGKFVMYPIAVSGDHVNNKRFSNCSKISIGKTLRYKAPVCFKERNSKVCGNSRVEEGEECDPGLLHLYDDPCCSSICKFKFGSQCSDRNSPCCTNCRFKLAGTRCQEPISATCKGIASCTGNSSRCPPPENAVDDTVCVDNGRCRNGECNPFCEALQNLQSCACTATEDSCKVCCRRQDGTCSPFVLNSGIFLFLRKGKPCTVGFCDENGKCMKQVQDVIERLWDFIDKLDINTFGKFLADNIVGSVVVFSLIFWIPLSILVHCVDKRLDQQYEENTMSLYRPLNAVNDLSITLGLFLLELQQTLEVCSRAPAGVYPSQENGILI; translated from the exons ATGTGGAGCGTGTGCGTATTTGCGTTTGTGGCTCACTTCTGCTTGAGCGGAGCTGTTAATTCGAGAATTACAGCGGGAAAAATCCGTTATGCTAACGCCGAAATTG ATGCACTTAATTCCATTCTGGCTGATTTTGAGCTTCTGCCAGTGTCAGACCTCCAGTTGCACTCTGTGAGGAAGAGGGACGTGCACACCCCGTCCCACCTTGAGCGACTGGTCAGCTTCAGAGCTTTACACAG ACATTTCAAGCTGTACTTGACCACCAACACAGAGCTTTTCACTGACAATTTCCAAGCTGTGTTTGTCGATAAACTCGGAAGGGAGGAGAACTATGACGTTCAGCTTCAGAACTACTTCACGGGGCATGTGGTCG gTGAAGAGAACTCTCGTGTGCAGGCACACATTGATGGCGATGAGTTTTCAGCTCACATTCTAACTGATGAAGCAGAGTACAATGTCGAG CCCTTATGGCGTTTTACAGAGAGTGGTGGCGATGACAAGTTGCTGGTGTATCGCTCAGAAGACATCAGGAATCTGAGCCGCCTCGTGTCTCCAAAAGTGTGTGGTTACGTCCATTCCAAGGACCTGCTGCCCGAGTCCACCAGGGCGGGTTGGAACGAGCCAGAAGTGATGGACAAGATAAATG CTTTTCATCACAGAGAAAAGCGCCAAGCCCACGACCACAAAAAGAACACCTGCCCACTGTTGCTAGTTGCAGACCACCGCTTCTTTAAACACATGGGCCGCGGACAAGAGAGTGTCACACTCAATTACCTG ATTGAATTGATAGATCGAGTCGATGACATTTATCGAAATACAACCTGGGGTGATGACTTAAAAGGCTACGGGGTCCAAATACATCAG aTGATCATCCACAAGGATCCCACTAAACCTCCTCCTGGTCGTGCTGGCACCGGCTGGGTCCACTACAACATGGAAAACAGTCCTGTGCGAGGGAAAATGGTTTGGGATGTCAAGAAGCTTCTGGAG CAATTCAGCTCAGACATAGCTGACAACGCATCCACTGTATGTCTGGCCCACCTGTTCACCTACCAGGATTTTGACGAGGGCACCCTGGGCCTCGCCTATGTTGCCCCCTCCAAACCTCAGGCCCTGGGTGGCCTCTGCCCCAAAC CATATTATCCATCTTTGTCTGCCAAGAAGCCCAGTTACCTCAACACCGGCTTGACCAGCACCAAGAATTATGGAAAAACAATCCTGACAAAG GAGGCAGATTTGGTGACCACTCATGAGCTGGGCCATAACTTTGGAGCCGAGCACGATCCGGACAACATTCCATACTGTGCTCCTAGTGACGACCACGGGGGAAAGTTTGTCATGTATCCAATTGCTGTGAGCGGAGATCATGTCAACAACAAG CGTTTCTCCAACTGCAGCAAGATCTCCATAGGAAAGACGCTGCGTTACAAGGCTCCTGTGTGCTTTAAGGAGAGGAACAGCAAAGTTTGTGGGAACTCGCGAGTGGAAGAAGGGGAGGAGTGTGACCCCGGCTTGCTCCACCTTTATGACGACCCTTGTTGCTCGTCGATCTGCAAGTTCAAATTTGGTTCCCAGTGCAG TGACCGTAACAGCCCGTGCTGCACAAACTGCAGGTTTAAGCTGGCAGGCACAAGATGCCAAGAGCCCATCAGTGCGACCTGTAAGGGCATAGCCTCCTGCACAG GCAATAGCAGTCGTTGTCCTCCCCCTGAAAACGCCGTCGACGACACAGTTTGCGTGGACAACGGACGGTGCCGCAATGGAGAGTGCAACCCGTTCTGTGAGGCCTTGCAGAACCTTCAGTCCTGTGCCTGCACTG CAACTGAGGATTCCTGCAAAGTGTGCTGCCGGAGGCAAGATGGCACCTGCTCGCCCTTCGTCCTGAACAGTGGCATCTTCCTTTTCCTACGTAAAGGGAAACCTTGCACTGTGGGTTTCTGCGATGAGAAC GGGAAGTGCATGAAGCAGGTGCAGGATGTAATTGAGCGTCTCTGGGACTTCATTGACAAACTGGACATAAACACGTTTG GAAAATTCCTGGCAGATAACATTGTGGGTTCTGTTGTGGTGTTCTCACTCATCTTCTGGATCCCTCTTAGTATTCTGGTTCACTGCGTG GACAAGAGACTCGACCAGCAGTATGAGGAGAACACAATGTCGCTGTACCGCCCTCTGAAT GCTGTCAATGACCTTTCTATCACTCTTGGCCTTTTCTTACTGGAACTGCAGCAGACGCTGGAGGTTTGTAGTAGAGCTCCAGCCGGAG TATATCCCAGCCAAGAAAATGGTATCCTGATCTGA
- the adam17a gene encoding disintegrin and metalloproteinase domain-containing protein 17a isoform X1: MWSVCVFAFVAHFCLSGAVNSRITAGKIRYANAEIDALNSILADFELLPVSDLQLHSVRKRDVHTPSHLERLVSFRALHRHFKLYLTTNTELFTDNFQAVFVDKLGREENYDVQLQNYFTGHVVGEENSRVQAHIDGDEFSAHILTDEAEYNVEPLWRFTESGGDDKLLVYRSEDIRNLSRLVSPKVCGYVHSKDLLPESTRAGWNEPEVMDKINAFHHREKRQAHDHKKNTCPLLLVADHRFFKHMGRGQESVTLNYLIELIDRVDDIYRNTTWGDDLKGYGVQIHQMIIHKDPTKPPPGRAGTGWVHYNMENSPVRGKMVWDVKKLLEQFSSDIADNASTVCLAHLFTYQDFDEGTLGLAYVAPSKPQALGGLCPKPYYPSLSAKKPSYLNTGLTSTKNYGKTILTKEADLVTTHELGHNFGAEHDPDNIPYCAPSDDHGGKFVMYPIAVSGDHVNNKRFSNCSKISIGKTLRYKAPVCFKERNSKVCGNSRVEEGEECDPGLLHLYDDPCCSSICKFKFGSQCSDRNSPCCTNCRFKLAGTRCQEPISATCKGIASCTGNSSRCPPPENAVDDTVCVDNGRCRNGECNPFCEALQNLQSCACTATEDSCKVCCRRQDGTCSPFVLNSGIFLFLRKGKPCTVGFCDENGKCMKQVQDVIERLWDFIDKLDINTFGKFLADNIVGSVVVFSLIFWIPLSILVHCVDKRLDQQYEENTMSLYRPLNAVNDLSITLGLFLLELQQTLEVCSRAPAGARNPEQSGVSIRAHRQASSASLFLLRRPDRALIAAPPGVGGGQRRLKADPRAELCGHAGQRRQRRGAADGHHPGGQQQRLSPGRGGGPGRRLPNRRSLLVGYEILLRGSERSEPVGLGEAASQEAEVL, encoded by the exons ATGTGGAGCGTGTGCGTATTTGCGTTTGTGGCTCACTTCTGCTTGAGCGGAGCTGTTAATTCGAGAATTACAGCGGGAAAAATCCGTTATGCTAACGCCGAAATTG ATGCACTTAATTCCATTCTGGCTGATTTTGAGCTTCTGCCAGTGTCAGACCTCCAGTTGCACTCTGTGAGGAAGAGGGACGTGCACACCCCGTCCCACCTTGAGCGACTGGTCAGCTTCAGAGCTTTACACAG ACATTTCAAGCTGTACTTGACCACCAACACAGAGCTTTTCACTGACAATTTCCAAGCTGTGTTTGTCGATAAACTCGGAAGGGAGGAGAACTATGACGTTCAGCTTCAGAACTACTTCACGGGGCATGTGGTCG gTGAAGAGAACTCTCGTGTGCAGGCACACATTGATGGCGATGAGTTTTCAGCTCACATTCTAACTGATGAAGCAGAGTACAATGTCGAG CCCTTATGGCGTTTTACAGAGAGTGGTGGCGATGACAAGTTGCTGGTGTATCGCTCAGAAGACATCAGGAATCTGAGCCGCCTCGTGTCTCCAAAAGTGTGTGGTTACGTCCATTCCAAGGACCTGCTGCCCGAGTCCACCAGGGCGGGTTGGAACGAGCCAGAAGTGATGGACAAGATAAATG CTTTTCATCACAGAGAAAAGCGCCAAGCCCACGACCACAAAAAGAACACCTGCCCACTGTTGCTAGTTGCAGACCACCGCTTCTTTAAACACATGGGCCGCGGACAAGAGAGTGTCACACTCAATTACCTG ATTGAATTGATAGATCGAGTCGATGACATTTATCGAAATACAACCTGGGGTGATGACTTAAAAGGCTACGGGGTCCAAATACATCAG aTGATCATCCACAAGGATCCCACTAAACCTCCTCCTGGTCGTGCTGGCACCGGCTGGGTCCACTACAACATGGAAAACAGTCCTGTGCGAGGGAAAATGGTTTGGGATGTCAAGAAGCTTCTGGAG CAATTCAGCTCAGACATAGCTGACAACGCATCCACTGTATGTCTGGCCCACCTGTTCACCTACCAGGATTTTGACGAGGGCACCCTGGGCCTCGCCTATGTTGCCCCCTCCAAACCTCAGGCCCTGGGTGGCCTCTGCCCCAAAC CATATTATCCATCTTTGTCTGCCAAGAAGCCCAGTTACCTCAACACCGGCTTGACCAGCACCAAGAATTATGGAAAAACAATCCTGACAAAG GAGGCAGATTTGGTGACCACTCATGAGCTGGGCCATAACTTTGGAGCCGAGCACGATCCGGACAACATTCCATACTGTGCTCCTAGTGACGACCACGGGGGAAAGTTTGTCATGTATCCAATTGCTGTGAGCGGAGATCATGTCAACAACAAG CGTTTCTCCAACTGCAGCAAGATCTCCATAGGAAAGACGCTGCGTTACAAGGCTCCTGTGTGCTTTAAGGAGAGGAACAGCAAAGTTTGTGGGAACTCGCGAGTGGAAGAAGGGGAGGAGTGTGACCCCGGCTTGCTCCACCTTTATGACGACCCTTGTTGCTCGTCGATCTGCAAGTTCAAATTTGGTTCCCAGTGCAG TGACCGTAACAGCCCGTGCTGCACAAACTGCAGGTTTAAGCTGGCAGGCACAAGATGCCAAGAGCCCATCAGTGCGACCTGTAAGGGCATAGCCTCCTGCACAG GCAATAGCAGTCGTTGTCCTCCCCCTGAAAACGCCGTCGACGACACAGTTTGCGTGGACAACGGACGGTGCCGCAATGGAGAGTGCAACCCGTTCTGTGAGGCCTTGCAGAACCTTCAGTCCTGTGCCTGCACTG CAACTGAGGATTCCTGCAAAGTGTGCTGCCGGAGGCAAGATGGCACCTGCTCGCCCTTCGTCCTGAACAGTGGCATCTTCCTTTTCCTACGTAAAGGGAAACCTTGCACTGTGGGTTTCTGCGATGAGAAC GGGAAGTGCATGAAGCAGGTGCAGGATGTAATTGAGCGTCTCTGGGACTTCATTGACAAACTGGACATAAACACGTTTG GAAAATTCCTGGCAGATAACATTGTGGGTTCTGTTGTGGTGTTCTCACTCATCTTCTGGATCCCTCTTAGTATTCTGGTTCACTGCGTG GACAAGAGACTCGACCAGCAGTATGAGGAGAACACAATGTCGCTGTACCGCCCTCTGAAT GCTGTCAATGACCTTTCTATCACTCTTGGCCTTTTCTTACTGGAACTGCAGCAGACGCTGGAGGTTTGTAGTAGAGCTCCAGCCGGAG CAAGAAATCCTGAGCAGTCTGGAGTCAGCATCCGTGCGCATCGTCAagcctcctcagcctccctcttcctccttcgccgGCCCGACCGTGCACTTATCGCAGCCCCGCCAGGCGTCGGCGGCGGTCAGCGCCGTCTCAAAGCCGACCCCCGGGCCGAGCTATGTGGCCACGCCGGACAGCGTCGGCAGCGGCGGGGGGCTGCGGATGGCCACCATCCAGGAGGACAACAGCAGCGACTCTCACCCGGTAGAGGAGGCGGGCCGGGGCGACGACTTCCCAACCGCAGGAGTCTGCTCGTCGGCTACGAGATCCTCCTACGAGGATCTGAGCGATCAGAGCCCGTCGGCCTGGGAGAGGCGGCGTCTCAAGAGGCAGAAGTGCTTTGA